The genomic stretch TTCCGTCGACTTATGCAAATAGTCGCCCTTATAGCGAACTAGAGTCTATCCTGGATTCTTTAGCAAGCTAGGCGAGGCTCATTAGCCCGCAGGAAATTGAGGACCGTCTACGCAGCGACATAAACGTTAACCTATAGGGAAGCGCTACGAAGCTTAGCGctatcctagctagctttataaagggTACAAATGAAATAGGCGAGCCAGACGATAAGGTAGGTTAACGTAGCTGCAACTAATGCAGACTATCTTTAGACGCAAAAGGCCTGGTTAACGGCTGCTTTACGTTTCCCGCGCCAGACGGcaaatctctcctcttcggcggcgcctgCACGAACTGCCTGCTTAATAGCAGTCACTACTTATGTAGCATTAGCATAGTCCCGGTGAAGAAGCGCGTATCGCGTACGAGCAAAGGTGGCAAGCGAGAAGAAACTCAGCCGTTATTATTGCTAAACAGAGTTACCTAGCAAGTGCGCATtagcgagatcttcgacgatagTGCTAGTATCCTAAACTCCGTTACCTATCCTACCTTAGACGACTCTATCCGGGTAACTAACCGCATAGTAGGTATACTAAGCGTTCCCTTTACCTTCAGCCGGAACGACGATGCTACTACATACGTCAGACGGATTAAGAGCGCATTAAAGGACAGAGTAGAGGAGTATCGGTCGACACTACGTAATTAAGAGCTCCGGAACTCATCTAAGTCCGATGCTGGAGATGCTTAGTCGATAGGATCGGGCATTTCGAGGCTAAGAATAAAGACTACGAGtctaaagaagaagacgcctcGGAGGATAACTAGTaggatagaggaggagctagAGGAACTAAGGAGGGAGCCTAAAGACTTCGCGCGTAATTAGCGCTGCATCACCCGCTTACAGAGCACTACCTAGCAGCCCTAGGCAGACGAGATAGAGGTAGACGATTAGCTAGTAAGCcgccgacgtcgtcgccgctctaagaagacttcccAACTCTCGCTAGAGTTTGTACAGGAGGACTTAGATAAGGATCTCGAGGGGATCTAGACGTCTAGCCGTCCCCCCTTTAAGGACGGTaggatagttagttcgaAGGTGGATAAGACAcctagcaagaagaagaagggtagtGTTTTCTCGGACATAAACTTGGGCTTAGGTTTCAGCCCGGATCCCAGCGCAGAACTAGAACCCCGGACTAGAGCGATAGGGATGTTCGACAGGTTCCGTAGCCGCAGCAGCTGCTTAGTTACGCTATAAAGTGCAGTAAAGCCTCGCACGGCGGAGGCACCAGCTCGTCGAGCATACAAGCCTTAGGATCAGGACACGCGCATAAAGGATCTCGGTAAGGACGACACGACCCAGGACCTTACTAACACGTCTACTAAGGCAGGAAAGCAGAAGCGCCGCGAGTCTAGCCAGGGCGGTCGCTACCGCGACCGCTAAGAAACGGAGCGACAGGTACGGATAATGGGAGGGCACTACGGAGCATACGGATGTTTTAACTTAGATTTCAGTACTTTTATTGCATTTACTAGCATCGCGCTGCGACTTTAGCAGAGCAGCATCGAACTTAGCCCGTCGTTAGGATGGCCCTACGGGTAGAGCGATTGCTAAGCGAGCATTGGATTTTACGCATCGCGACTCCTACATAAGATAGGAGTAGAGACGAGACATAACACGGACGGCAGTGGACTGCAAGTCCTAACATCGCTGTCTAATTCCACCTATCGACAGGATAGCCCTACAGGTCAAAAGCATGCTTACAGTTAAGTCCTTTTTAATACAACCCTAGTGCCTTTATAACCCGAACCGTCTTATTTACTAGTGCTCTAGCAAACGTAAGGCTCCCTTTTATTAAACATTGCTATATGACAATAGAGTTCGCCGTAAGATTATAGAACACGCGAGGCGATTGCTATTCTTATAGCACTTTAGCATAACTATTCATCAGATGAGACCGGCAACGTGGATAAGTCGACAGCTACGTACGAATAGCAATCAGCAGCTGACAGAATTCACTAACGAGATGCTAACGTTACGCCGCGTAGCCAGGCGACCGAATAGCATACAAAACAACCCCGTAAGAGCCCCTaagacttctctcgaacACCAACATTAACAACTATTAAGCGAGACTAGTAAGCATGCCTTAGCTGCCCAGGCAAACATCCGAACTATACTAACATTCGCCAGACACTATGTGCTTCTCCTTAGAcgactagttagtctatcgtGGTGTTAACCGCCACCCGAAGCAAGGTCTGCGAAAGTTGCGCGCCTTCCGGAACTacttagaagaagagcgccaGGCGCAGCGGCAGGACGAGCGCATAGCGCAAGAACAAGACTTCAAATCCGCATACGATCTTCTAGCACGGCGCCCATCCGACAACCGCGATTAGTCGCGATACGGAGGCTTAGGATACTATGTAGGAAGctctaactactactatatagataagacACAAGAATCACGTTCAGGACAGCGTATGGAGGGGAGGCTAGGGATAAGGCTAGATAACGGACGTAATACTAGAGATGCTAGGCGGACGACCCGGAATCTATGGCCCGCTCAAGTTAACAACCCGTTTATAACGCGGCCAGCGCCTCGCAGCACAGCGCCGTCGACTTATCGCAACATAGGACAGCATCCCTATATCGAGACTGTAGCAACTTAGTCGAGTACACGCAGTCGCTCCAGCCGACGACCAAGAGCTTATTAACCGCTATTAACGAAGCAGAACCTAGCGGATTAGCAGAGCAGGGCGGCAGCGATTAAGGCCAAGGAGGAACGCGCGCGGCAGCGTCTTACTATAGCGGACAAATAACATAGTACTAGCGACGGATATAGGGGCGCAATAGACACAGGCATAGTAATTTTAAGCTTTTGGCATAAGAATCCAGCTGCGATACTAGTTAGAAACTAATACCCCTACTACGCACGACAGCAATAGAATTACAGCATAATTTTTACAGCAGTGCAATTAGATCGACATGCAGCTTCTTATACATACCTTAATTATGCGATAAAAGTGGTTTTGAATTTTCGATGTCGCGGCGCTGCATAGCATCACCCAAAAACGCTGCTGGGCCCTCAGACCCtctcaggcgaggcgctcgaagaggttagtgctcgccaagagggtctgtgcttctgagacTAGAAAGCTTGAGCTCCTCAatctccatcctcaccacATTGCGAGCTTTACGACCTCGCCATAAACCCGAGTTGGTGCCATTTCGCGAAGCAATTGCTGGAGAACCACATCGCTCTGTGTCATACATTCTCATTCGAGCGTTTGACAGCATGAGTCCACGGTATACAAGCAGGTAAGTATACAACATTTTCCCACAACCCTAAGCCCTCGCTGGTGTTCTGACTGCTCCTATAGCTCCCCTCTCCGATTATGGATAACAGGCGATGAAGCAGAATTCGACCCTACAGTCCTGCGACAATTTCATGAAGAAGGTTTCGAAGTGACTTACCTGCCTTTCCAAGGCGGCGGCAAAGCCTACGAAAAACAACTGCAGCATCTGGCCGATGACTTGGAACATGGTGAAGTCTACGGCATAGTCGGTAAGCTCGAACACAACCCCTCCCTATACAACATCGAACGACCTGTCTTAATGCTTGTTTGACAGCATATGGCGCCGCCGCCTCAACTTGCTTGACCTTTCACATCTCTCCACAACCCAACCTTGCCTGCCTGATCGCCTACTATCCGACTGAACTCACGCATCCCCTGACAAAGTACCCACCACACTTGAAAGTCCTGTGTCACCTCGCTGCGACTCAGCCCTTTGCGCCAGCCTTTCAGTCATACACGTATTCCGGAACGCAACCTGGATTCGCGGAGCACGATGTGGATGAGTATGACCCTATCTCCGCATCACTCGCATGGACGCGCACACTGGGCACTCTGCGGAAAGCATTCAAGGTTGATGTGGATCTCGAGCCAGTCAGAGAAGCGCACCTCAGGAGTCTCTTTGCGTCCGGCGATGCGAAAGCAGCATTGTCAAGCATGACGACGATGGACGAAGATGTGTTTGCGAATTATGTATCCACGATGACGGGCGGGACTGGACGGGAAgacttgttcttcttctatAGAGACTACTTCCTTCCTAATCCTCCTTCTCTGGCGATCAAGCTTGTCAGTCGCACGATCGGAGTGGATCGCATAGTCGACGAGATGGTCCTTTCATTCCAACACACGCAGGAAGTTCCTTGGATATTGCCCGGTGTGCCTCCGACGGGCAAAAAAGTGATAGTAGCAATGGTGAGCATCGTGTGCGTGCGTGGAGGCAAGCTGGTGCACGAGCGGGTGTATTGGGATCAGGCGAGTGTGCTCGTGCAGGTCGGTCTGCTAGACCTGACGCTCGTGCCGGAGAGTGTCAAGAATCAGGGACTGGAGAAGCTGCCCGTTTGTGGAGCGGAAGCCACATTGAAAGTGCTTGACCAGGAGAGCCAGCCGACGAACGAGCTGATTCCAGACTGGGCTATCGACGGAGAAGCGGAAGAGAAGTCGCTTCCTGCCAGACCGAAGCAAGCCGCGACGATGAGACGACGAGCAGATGATCCATGAGCGAGACGGTGATCAGCTTCATCCAATAAACGTGCAGGTCGGAAGGCGGTATTCTGGCACCTCCCAGTATGACCGGCGGATGCCCTTCCACGAAGCGCCTGGATCGTCCTCTCCCTTGAGGTTGGGCACTTGAAGGACCGTCCATTCGACATCGAAGCCGGCTTCTTTCAGATGCTCCTCTGAGACCTCGGTGTAGACATCGTAGCAGATCTGACGATCCGCTCCAAGACCGTTATAGAAGCCAAATTTGCCCTTGCTATCGAGCAGAGCGATGACATGCTCCTCAAACAACTCCTTAAGATCAGAATAGTCTTCAGCGTACGTGTCATAGTACATGGCATCCAATACAACACCCTCAGCAGCCAGCTTCGGTAGCACATCCTGCCACCTGCCCTCGCAGACCCTgacgttcttcttctcgtacCAGCCGGTCTCGCGCATTTGCTTCATAACAGCCGGGTGTGCCTCAACGATGTAGTGCATTTCTGGCTCATTCGCGAGGAACATGGTATCCACAATCCCCATTCCATGACCAATGTTCATGGTCCGCAGACCCTTCTTCGGGCACAGCTTATCCGCAGAAGCCTTCATGATCTCCGTCTCCCAGTCCATCATGACAGCGTTCttgtcggagtcgaggaGGCGGCCAGGCGAGTAGATCAGCTCCGAGCGGAGGTAGTCTTCGTTGTTGACATTAGGGTTGGCGAGCTTGACTTCGGATTGCTCGCCGTTCTCGTCGGTCTGCATGAGCTCTGGTGCAGCGGATTGGTTCGGTGCGGGCTCGAAGCCCTCGACTGTGCCATTGCTTTGTCCATTTGTCGCTGGCTCCACTCCGTTCTGACCGCTTGGAGTCGGCTCAAATCCAGCAATTGCATTGTCATCCTCcatctcttcatcttcatcctcgtccgcCAATGGCGCATACTGGTCGAGTCTGCTAAAGAGCAATTCCGCCATGACACCCGCTGTGACCATCGCTCGGTACAGCTTCTTCAATCCAAGTCTGTGCGCAATGCATCCCGGAGTCTCATCGTTCTTGTCCAGGTCGTTCCAGATTGCGCCGTTCTCGATCAGCAATTGCACAGTCGCAAGAGCAGCGTCCTCTTCGAGAGCATTGCTGTGTACTGCgtctccctcaccctccacACCAGCCTCCTCGTTCATGTCGGTATCGGCTTCACATGATGCGATCGCTgcgtggagaggagagaagccAGTTTCGGGATCTTGAATTCTTGCCGATCCAGTCTTGAGAAGCTTTTTCAATGCTTCGTTGTCGTGGTTGgttgcggcgaggaggatttcGTCGTTGAGGGTGTTGGTATCGACGGCCATTGCCGGGTCTTGAATCGCTTCCGACATGTTGTGTTCTATCTGTGTGAAGAGTTGTGGTTTTGCAGTGCGATTGTGAAGATCGAGTCTCTCTTCAAATCTTTTGGAGAAAAGTTCCCCCGCTGGTCAGGGTCTCGAACCAGACCCACTTTAATTCTTCCAACGCCAGAAAAAAGAAGCTGCCGAGGATTGACTTCCGAGAACACTCACACATCTACAACACTCACTCCATCATGGCCAAACGACAGCGCGAGGAGGCGGAAGCCGTCGCTGAACTGAGCGACACCAGCAACAAGAAGCAAAAGCtcaagaaggacaagaaggagaagaaagagaagaaggaaaagatTGCCGTCGAGGATGCTGGTCAGGACACTACAGAGACGTTGTCCAAAGAGGAGCGCAAGGCATTGAAGAGGGCAAAGAAAGAGCAAGCAAAATCTGGCGCAGAAGAAACACCATCAAATGGTCAAGACGATGAGGCTGCGGCaaaggccgagaagaaggctcgcaAGGAAGCAAAGAAAGCCGCCAAACTCGCCAATGGCGGCGCATCGGCGGGAAAGACAGAGGACACCGCTCCCGTCAAGACAACATCCTCAGCCAAAAGCGTGACCAAATCCGAAGCAGAAGCCTACTTTGCAGACAAACAAATCGGCGTCGAAGACTCCCAAAACTCCTCCCTCAGCCCCATCATCTCCTTCGACACCCTCCCCTTCGACGAACCCACCAAAAAAGCCTACTTCTCCGACTTCAAAGAACCCTCTCCCATCCAAGCCGCTTCCTGGCcctacctcctcgcctcccgcGACCTCATCGGCGTCGCCGAAACCGGTTCCGGGAAAACATTCGCCTTTGGAGTGCCCTGCATCAACCGCCTCCCCAAATCCGGCAAGCACATCCAAGTCTGCATCGTCTCCCCGACCCGCGAACTCGCCTTGCAAATCCAAGAACAAATGACCAAACTCACCACCCCCCGCGGCTTGAAAGCGACCTGCATCTATGGCGGCGTCAACAAAGACGAACAGCGCCAAATGATCAAAGGctcctccatcatcgtcgccacCCCCGGCCGACTCAACGACTTCCTCCAAGAGGGCTCCATCGACCTCTCCCACGTCAACtacctcgtcctcgacgaagccGACCGCATGCTCGACACGGGTTTCGAACAGGACATCCGCAAaatcatcctctccaccgccccCTCCGCCGACCGTCAAACCCTCATGTTCACAGCCACCTGGCCCCCGTCAGTCCGCGAACTCGCCTCCGAATTCCTCCGCGACCCGGTCCGCATCACCATCGGCGACAACGCCAGCGGCGAGCTCCGCGCGAACATGCGCATCGTGCAAGAGGTGGAAGTCATGGATGAATTCGACAAGCAGAATCGTATGCTGGAGGTGTTGAAACAATATCAATCCGGGAAGAATAAGTCGGATCGCATTCTCGTGTTCTGTCTGTATAAGAAAGAAGCGACGAGGGTGGAAGAGAcgataagaagaagagggtTTAAAGTCGCGGGTATCCATGGTGATTTGAGTCAGGATAAACGTACGCAGAGTTTGGCGGCGTTCAAGTCGGGTGAAGTCCCACTCCTCGTCGCTACAGACGTCGCTGCGAGAGGACTGGACATTCCCGCCGTGAAGCTCGTGTTGAACGTCACATTTCCGTTGACGGTGGAAGACTATGTCCACCGAATCGGCCGGTACGTTCCCTCTCCCCTTTCACCCTCTCAAATCCTCAATTCACTAACAATCTCAACAGAACCGGCCGCGCAGGCCAAGCCGGCCGAGCAATAACCTTCTTCACACAAAACGAAAAAGGTCTCGCCGGCGCTCTGATCAACGTCCTCAAGAAAGCCGAACAGCCCGTTCCGGAGGAATTGATGAAATTCGGCACGACGGTGAAGAAAAAGGCTCACGATGCTTATGGAGCGTTTTACAAGGATCCGGCGGATatgaagaaggcgacgaagATTACTTTTGATTAGATTTGGTAGAGGTAGAATGAACAGCATGAGTGAGACATAGATACAATGAGTGCGCGTCTGTCAGAAGGGCAAGATGGCTTGAGTTCGTGACCGATGTCCAGCACGCTCTACTCTATCCCAGTGCGACTTTTCCCCTCTCATTCCTTCTCAATTGTCCTCCCTGCTATTGCATCTCCTACTCCCCCCTCGCCTCCTGCACATACTCACACATCACCTCCGCAAACCGTCCCGCCCGATCAGGATCCTGCATCGCCGTCTGAATCCCCAAAATGATCCTCTGAATCCCCACTCCAATCGTCTTCCCCCCCGTCGTCTCCTCAATCTCTCCAATCGCCCTCTTGATCCCTTCCTCGTCGAATTGTCCGCTTTCCCGCATCACGACCGCCAACTCCTGTTGACTTTGTAAATTCGGAACCGCGATTTGCGCTTTAAACGACAGTTGCAATTGTTGCAGCACCGTGCgctcggaggtggtggcgaggatgagaagCGGACGGTTCTTGGGTGGTTTCTGTTCCATTAATCCCTtcaaggcggcgaggacggcggaaGAAAAGCGGGGTCCGACGGGAACCCAGTCCACGAGCAGTTCGATATTGTCCAGCACGAGGACGTTGAGCGGGGACTTGTAAGCGTCTGTGAAGACTTTGCTGAGAGTTTGGATTTTTTGTAATTCGTTCATGCCGACCATGTCCACCGGACGCACGAGTTTGATGAATGGGAACtcggagaggagggcgaTTTTTGCGGCCAGCGCGGTTTTGCCGCTCCCTCGTGGACCGTGGAGGAGGACCGAGTGTAAGCGCGTGGTGTTGGTGCGGACTTGCTCGACGAAGTCGCGGCCGTTTTTGAGAATCTTGTCGACTTGTGGGCCGAAGTGGATGATTCCGCCTTCGACGCAGTCATCGAGATCCTCCTCGCTGACGCCGAAGAGGGGCTTGACTTCGTCCAGCGCGCCGAGGAAGTCGGACATGCCGATTTTCATCGTTTCGATGTCGTCGGATAATGCGGCGACCGTGCCGCCTTTGATGTGCCGTTGGAGAGcaaaggaggaggcggatttAACCAGGCCGGAAATTTCCGCGCCGGAGAAGTTGCGCGTGAGACGGGCGAGTTCGTCGAGGTCTACGTCCGGGCCGAGTTTGTCGTTGTCGGACATTTTGGTCGTGTGGATTTTGAGGATTTGGCGGCGGCCGTGTTCGTCCGGGAGGGAGATTTCCATGTGGACTTCGAGACGgccggagcggaggagggcTTCGTCGATCATGTCTTTGCGGTTGGTCAtgccgatgaggaggatgttgttgaGTTGTTCGACGCCGTCGAGTTTGGAGAGGAGTTGGTTGACGACGCTGTCGCCTACGCCTGTGCCGCCTCCGGCGCCGGAACCTCGTTGTTTGCATACGGCGTCGAGTTCGTCGAATATGATGATGTGGAGGCCGGACTCGTCGCCTTTTTCCTTTTGCTCTTTTTCTGCGTCGGCGAAGAGTTTGCGGATGTTCTCTTCGGACTGACCGACGTATTTGTTGAGCACTTCAGGACCGTTGATCACTTTGGGTTCTCGTGCGTTGAGCATCTTTCCGATTTGTCGTGCAATGAGCGTCTTCCCTGTTCCTGGCGGGCCATATAGCAGGATTCCTCGCACGTGCTGAATGCCCAGCTTCTCCGCCAGTCCTGGAGGGAATATACGAGATGCAAAAGCTCTTCGAAAGATATCGCTGAACTCCTTGTCCAACCCACCAATACCCATATCTTCAAACTTGAAGTCCGGTCGAATGACCGAATTCGCAGCCGGCCTCCTCGTAGACCCCTTCAACTGAATCGGCGATTTCGCATCTTTGAAGAAGTTGATCGTAGTCTCCGGGATGAGTATACCCCTCGCCTGCGGATGTGTCTGCTGCGCTCCTCCACTCGATTTCAAACTCGCCAGATCCACCAATTCGACCGTCCTGACTGTGAGCTTCATCTTCGGTCCACGGAAGTCCAGCAGGAAACTCTGCCCAGGTGCGAAAATCTGGTTTCGAAACACCTTGGTCACCGCGTCCGCCAGCTCATCCTGATCAAAAGGCGGTGCACCCGCAGGAGCTTTCGTGCCCGCATATCCAATCTCAATATCCATCGCTCCGAGATAACTCTGTGCTCCTTGTCGGAACGGGTCgaacatctccacctccacgacATCCGTGACAGCTATTCTCATCCATGTCCGTTGGATCTCGTTCAGACTGATTTGACCTCGTGGGAAGCCTGGCAGAGGCCGAGCGTTGAGCACGAATTGTCCGttaaggaggagatggacgtCATTGCCGTCGGGAGAAGGGCGGATGTCTTCTTGACTGACGGCGCAGATGTTGGAGTATGTTAGGGCTTTGTCGGGGGATTGGACGGGTTGGAGGCGCATTCTGGCGGACTGCTGGGGTGGTGGTGCGCGGCGAGCGTCGTATTTGGGTTCTTGGTCGTAGGTGGGTTGTTGGCGTGGTGCGGGTTGGCGTTGGCCTGGAGGAGGCTCTTGTCGCTTCCCGAAGAGGGCGTCGCGGTTGAacatggtggtggtgtgtgGAATGTGGAGGAGTAGAGGAGAGTTGTAGGACCAAGGGAGTTCGTTCAGGGAGGCGAGGTCAGGTGACAGTATATCTTGCAATGTATGAGCGAGCCGTGTGTATTGTAAGAAGCTGAACTGCGCCACAGATGCCCTCCCCGCAATCGTGGCGGTGCTTTTGCCTGAGGTTGAGGTTGTCCTGCTTGTCGTCTCGTTCTTCCAAGGACGATCAAAACAACAACTTCGATCCTGGACAAGACATCTCGTGCTATCCTCTACACCGGACGGTACAGCTTTCATTGCACAATGCGGGAACGGCGACATCCTTGATACGAAATCATTCGAGCAATGGACGTCGACTCCCTGCTCGGCCAACACGAAGCctacgattcgaacgacgGGCGTTGAGTCTTTGACAAGAAGATGCTATGCTGTGCGGCGATCATGCCCAGCAGTCTCGAGTATGGAAGCAGTCGAAAGGCCATGAACGGGTAGAATCAAGAATCTGAGTGAGTCGAAGGCGGCTCCGACGCATGTGCGGTTGTCCCTTTCCGCACGAGACTTCCCAGGACAGTACTGGACACGCCTGACGGAGAAAGCAAGAGCGTGTCATAATCGCATTCACGATCCTCTTCTGGCGCTGAATCTTCCGGACGCTACTCGATGAGTCAATGATATGCTTCTACACATGGCGCCATCTCGCATGCTGGAAGGATGCGAAGCTTCTGGCGAGGATATACACGGTAAGATGGAGACAACATCGATATGGCCTGAGAAGGCTATCGCTCATCAATATCGTCCTCTACCATTATTCTCACTCAGGCCTCCTCCCCCAAACCACCACAAAAGGAAACCACAtcccctccctcgcctccgtcgtcctctccacctcccccatcatctcctccttcctcccatCCCCCTCCAACATCCCACCCATCATCTTCAAAATCGCCGCCCTCCACgccttcctcccctccctcagCACGTCCCTCTTCCCCTCCTCAAAACCCTTCAACTCCACATCACAAGGCAATCCAACCAGCCTCTTCTCAACACCCTCCAACCCCACCTCCCTCAAAATTTCGTCCGCGCGGTTGAAAGTCCCCATGTCCAAACCCTGTCCTCCGCGGGAAGGGGGAGCTGTCATTTTCTCGAGAGCGAAACGTGGCCATTGCCAGTTTTCTGTCTGGGATATCGGTTTcatcgtcgaggaagaagaggagctaGGAACATCCCCCAAGTAAAATTCCCACTCCGCAATATCCTGCATCTCCAACACCCCACCCGGCTTAAGCAGTTTCGCTACAGCCTCAATATACCCTTTCCAATCCTGCATTCCACTAATCAGCAGTCTTGAAAATACCAGATCAAAACTTCCCTCCTTCAATCTCTCATCCTTCCCATCcgcgaggagatggagaataTTCCCCTAGATAAACTCGAGGTTAGATAGTTTATTAGTTACGGCGATAGGCGATAAGTCGACCTTATAGACTTTTATAAAGGGAAAAGTCCGCGCGAAGAGCAGGGAGTTGGAGGCGTTTACTCCGCAGCCTATGTCGATGATTTTGTGGATGCGAGAGGGTTTGACATGAGAGGAGAGGGGTGGGGTgccgaggagggcgaggaaggcggcgTCTtgggcgaggaggcgggagCGTTCGGTTGAGCTGGAGGATGGGAAGGGGGAGGTTAGTTGGGTTGGCGGTGTTGTGGgtgttggaggtggtgggttCTTACTTGTAGGCGAGGGAGTAGACGGAGCCTTGTTTGGCTGCtgtgtcgtcgttgtcgtttgGGTTGTTTGCCATGGCGTTCAATCTTGCGATGCTGTCGAGAAATATGTTGCGAACTCAGAGAGGGGTGGATCTTGTTCCGACTTCGATTGAGTCTTTTCCAACCGGCCGTGGCGAGCACGAGGTTAACACATATATATCTCCTCGCCTCCCCTAGTCTTTCTCCACATGTACGCCATCGAGAGTCACCGTCTATCGGACTTGATATGTAGCTGCTCAAGCTGCCCTCACTACGAAACTCAAAACAGAGCTCTCGTGGAGCTTCTTCGAAGGGTAGATACGAAAGTTCAAGTCTGGCTGATGATCATCGCGCTGATCTTCGACTATCCTGACGCCGAGACATATACATCCTTCCCGTCGTAGACTGCCGGTCGATCGCCAGGGTCAGCGTTCGGTGTACGGCTTCCGAAACGGACTGTGAAGATGGCGGACTGATTTCTAGGCAAAtagagaggaagaagaggtttCCACTTGTCGACGGGATTGCGATCCGACTGCTCGACTTCAGCGA from Zymoseptoria tritici IPO323 chromosome 6, whole genome shotgun sequence encodes the following:
- a CDS encoding RNA-dependent ATPase — its product is MAKRQREEAEAVAELSDTSNKKQKLKKDKKEKKEKKEKIAVEDAGQDTTETLSKEERKALKRAKKEQAKSGAEETPSNGQDDEAAAKAEKKARKEAKKAAKLANGGASAGKTEDTAPVKTTSSAKSVTKSEAEAYFADKQIGVEDSQNSSLSPIISFDTLPFDEPTKKAYFSDFKEPSPIQAASWPYLLASRDLIGVAETGSGKTFAFGVPCINRLPKSGKHIQVCIVSPTRELALQIQEQMTKLTTPRGLKATCIYGGVNKDEQRQMIKGSSIIVATPGRLNDFLQEGSIDLSHVNYLVLDEADRMLDTGFEQDIRKIILSTAPSADRQTLMFTATWPPSVRELASEFLRDPVRITIGDNASGELRANMRIVQEVEVMDEFDKQNRMLEVLKQYQSGKNKSDRILVFCLYKKEATRVEETIRRRGFKVAGIHGDLSQDKRTQSLAAFKSGEVPLLVATDVAARGLDIPAVKLVLNVTFPLTVEDYVHRIGRTGRAGQAGRAITFFTQNEKGLAGALINVLKKAEQPVPEELMKFGTTVKKKAHDAYGAFYKDPADMKKATKITFD